In the genome of Oncorhynchus mykiss isolate Arlee chromosome 18, USDA_OmykA_1.1, whole genome shotgun sequence, one region contains:
- the LOC100499581 gene encoding type-4 ice-structuring protein, protein MKFSLAALVVVLALAHGSQAAQSPEVEKLAQYFQDLSAQLTSTTQELVQKIQSETFVEDGKAQLQQIQAQLAPLADNMQAQLKPLAENMQAQLKPLVDNFQAQIEDLFRKLMDQTKSLGQ, encoded by the exons ATGAAGTTCTCCCTTGCCGCCCTAGTTGTCGTGCTCGCTCTGGCACACG GAAGCCAAGCAGCACAGTCCCCCGAGGTTGAGAAGCTGGCACAGTATTTCCAGGATCTGTCAGCTCAGCTGACCTCCACCACTCAGGAGCTAGTGCAGAAGATCCAGTCAGA AACCTTTGTAGAGGATGGAAAGGCCCAGCTGCAGCAGATCCAGGCCCAGCTGGCACCCCTGGCCGACAATATGCAGGCCCAGCTGAAGCCCCTGGCTGAGAACATGCAGGCCCAGCTTAAGCCTCTGGTCGACAACTTCCAGGCTCAGATAGAAGACCTCTTCCGCAAGCTGATGGACCAGACCAAGTCCCTCGGCCAATAA